In one Lysobacter alkalisoli genomic region, the following are encoded:
- a CDS encoding TetR/AcrR family transcriptional regulator, which yields MSEITNSGKSKRGARTGLARGAKAADGSARNRRAPGRPGVDGPDQRERVLDAAIACYVEHGIAATTLRRIADHAGVNPALLHYYFGDKAQLREAMVNERLLPALAGLRERLARDGNDVAGLVGGFVQGIGVVMAEHPWLPSLWVREVLCEGGALRDVLLERIGPQVPLMMAGRFAEAQRQGRLNADLDPRLLMVSLVGLTMFPIASASLWRSLFDADDLDFEALRAHTLTLLERGLELSAKPPAQGGHEEDA from the coding sequence ATGAGTGAGATCACGAACTCCGGCAAGAGCAAACGAGGCGCTCGAACAGGGCTGGCGCGGGGCGCGAAGGCGGCGGACGGGTCGGCCAGGAATCGGCGTGCTCCCGGTCGCCCGGGTGTCGATGGCCCGGATCAGCGCGAGCGGGTGCTGGATGCCGCCATCGCCTGTTATGTCGAGCACGGCATCGCCGCCACCACGTTGCGCCGGATCGCCGATCACGCCGGGGTCAACCCGGCCCTGTTGCACTACTACTTCGGCGACAAGGCGCAGTTGCGCGAGGCGATGGTCAATGAGCGTCTGCTGCCTGCGCTGGCCGGTTTGCGCGAACGCCTGGCTCGCGATGGCAACGACGTCGCCGGGCTGGTCGGTGGTTTCGTCCAGGGCATCGGCGTGGTGATGGCCGAGCATCCGTGGTTGCCGTCGCTGTGGGTGCGTGAGGTGCTGTGCGAAGGTGGTGCGTTGCGCGATGTGCTGCTCGAGCGGATCGGTCCGCAGGTGCCGCTGATGATGGCCGGCCGCTTCGCCGAGGCACAGCGACAGGGCAGACTCAATGCCGACCTCGACCCGCGCCTGCTGATGGTGTCGCTGGTCGGTCTCACCATGTTTCCGATCGCGAGCGCATCGCTGTGGCGCAGTCTGTTCGACGCCGATGATCTCGATTTCGAAGCCTTGCGTGCGCACACCCTGACCCTGCTTGAACGCGGCCTGGAACTGTCTGCGAAACCGCCCGCGCAAGGCGGACACGAGGAGGACGCATGA
- a CDS encoding HlyD family secretion protein, whose protein sequence is MGMALVLLAVVGCRGDVPDALGTLERDRITLPAPAAERIVAIDVREGETVAVGQRVMQLEPVRTDARLEALRAQAHQAGAVLAELEAGPRHEAIDQARARLAAAKARAVDAQAYHARVRPLGERQLVAAAEVDSARAAAGHASAEVRAAEAALLELEHGTRAEQLVQGRAAERAATARAEEEAATLEKLSVVAPRDAVIESLPYKLGDQAPVGAPLAVLLVGEAPHARVYVPEPIRAGIRVGQRARVSVDGHEAAFEGRVRMIRSEPSFTPYYALTGEDAARLSYLAEITLDGDAARELPVGLPVRVEFVDAD, encoded by the coding sequence ATGGGCATGGCATTGGTCTTGCTGGCCGTGGTGGGTTGCCGTGGCGATGTGCCGGATGCGCTTGGCACGCTGGAACGCGACCGCATCACCCTGCCGGCCCCGGCGGCCGAGCGCATCGTCGCCATCGACGTGCGCGAGGGGGAGACGGTCGCGGTCGGCCAACGGGTGATGCAACTGGAGCCGGTCCGTACCGATGCACGGCTGGAAGCGCTGCGTGCGCAGGCACACCAGGCGGGCGCGGTGCTGGCCGAGCTGGAAGCCGGTCCACGCCACGAAGCCATCGACCAGGCCCGGGCACGGCTCGCAGCGGCGAAGGCGCGGGCCGTCGATGCGCAGGCCTACCACGCCCGTGTGCGGCCGCTTGGCGAACGGCAGCTGGTCGCCGCGGCCGAGGTCGACAGCGCCCGCGCCGCGGCCGGCCATGCCAGTGCCGAGGTGCGCGCCGCCGAGGCCGCGCTGCTCGAGCTCGAACATGGCACCCGCGCCGAGCAGCTGGTGCAGGGCCGTGCGGCCGAGCGGGCGGCCACGGCCCGGGCCGAGGAGGAAGCGGCGACGCTGGAAAAACTGTCCGTGGTCGCGCCACGCGATGCCGTGATCGAAAGCCTGCCGTACAAGCTCGGCGACCAGGCGCCTGTCGGCGCGCCGCTGGCGGTGCTGCTGGTGGGCGAAGCGCCACATGCGCGCGTCTACGTGCCCGAACCGATCCGGGCCGGCATCCGCGTCGGCCAGCGGGCACGCGTGAGCGTCGATGGCCACGAGGCTGCCTTCGAAGGCCGTGTCCGGATGATCCGCAGCGAACCCAGCTTCACCCCGTACTACGCGCTCACCGGCGAGGACGCGGCGCGCCTGAGCTATCTCGCCGAGATCACGCTCGATGGCGACGCGGCGCGTGAGCTGCCGGTCGGGTTGCCGGTGCGGGTCGAGTTCGTCGACGCGGACTGA
- a CDS encoding ABC transporter ATP-binding protein yields the protein MRARGLTKRFGDLVAVDGVDLTVPRAHVYGFLGPNGSGKTTTIRMLCGLLGHDAGEVEVLGLRVPGQAEELRRHIGYMTQRFSLFGDLSVRENLEFMAAAQGVPKQKTRSRIDELVEQYHFGDRQKQLAGTMSGGQKQRLALAAAVIHEPELLFLDEPTSAVDPESRRDFWEKLFELADAGTTLLVSTHYMDEAERCHRLAILDRGALVADGSPDELTAKLRGRTVEVRAEQPRRAQKALLDVPGVVSVAQIGNALRVLTREDGDADVRIRDALDGAGQRAEVEAVPPNLEDVFVDATRGGETHRELHPEQVSDQAAEDAT from the coding sequence ATCCGCGCACGTGGGCTGACCAAGCGCTTCGGCGACCTGGTCGCGGTCGATGGCGTCGACCTGACCGTGCCGCGCGCGCATGTGTACGGCTTCCTCGGCCCGAATGGCTCGGGCAAGACCACCACCATCCGCATGCTGTGTGGCCTGCTCGGCCACGACGCGGGCGAAGTCGAGGTGCTCGGCCTGCGCGTGCCCGGCCAGGCCGAGGAGCTCCGCCGGCATATCGGCTACATGACCCAGCGCTTCTCGCTGTTCGGCGACCTGAGCGTGCGCGAGAACCTCGAGTTCATGGCTGCCGCGCAGGGCGTGCCGAAACAGAAGACACGTTCGCGGATCGACGAACTGGTCGAGCAGTACCACTTCGGTGATCGCCAGAAGCAGCTCGCCGGCACCATGAGTGGTGGCCAGAAGCAGCGGCTCGCGCTGGCGGCGGCGGTGATCCACGAACCGGAGCTGCTGTTTCTCGACGAACCGACCAGCGCGGTCGACCCGGAATCGCGGCGGGATTTCTGGGAGAAACTGTTCGAACTGGCCGATGCCGGCACTACCCTGCTGGTATCGACCCACTACATGGACGAGGCCGAGCGCTGTCACCGGCTCGCGATCCTCGATCGTGGCGCACTGGTCGCCGACGGTTCGCCCGACGAACTGACCGCGAAGCTGCGAGGGCGCACCGTCGAGGTCCGCGCCGAGCAGCCACGCCGCGCCCAGAAGGCCTTGCTGGACGTGCCGGGCGTGGTCAGCGTGGCGCAGATCGGCAACGCGTTGCGGGTGCTGACCCGCGAGGATGGCGATGCCGACGTGCGGATCCGCGATGCGCTCGACGGGGCCGGGCAGCGCGCCGAGGTCGAGGCGGTGCCGCCGAACCTGGAGGACGTGTTCGTGGATGCCACCCGTGGCGGCGAGACGCACCGCGAACTGCATCCTGAACAAGTGAGTGACCAGGCGGCGGAGGACGCGACATGA
- a CDS encoding ABC transporter permease, with translation MNWRRLLAIVVKEMRQMRRDRITLAMIIGIPVMQLVLFGYAINLNLRGLDAAIVDEANTSGSRAVVMDMLATGVIRPVAEARTPQELVDMLRRGEISVGVAIPPDFERRRIDGREAVQVMVDGSDTVVQSAAIQLARMPIDGGASTRPGTNADIAAPISVVAFYNPERRSAVNIVPGLIGVILTMTMVLFTGVAIVRERERGNMELLIATPISRAELMIGKVLPYAAIGLVQTTVVLLLGLWLFQVPVLGSVLHVYLAAVLLILANLTLGLLISTKAQSQFQAMQMTFFVFLPSILLSGFMFPFAGMPRVVQWIAELLPLTHFLRLIRGIMLRGASLWELWPDVLALVAFTAVMMTLAINRFRKSLD, from the coding sequence ATGAACTGGCGACGCCTGCTTGCGATCGTGGTCAAGGAAATGCGGCAGATGCGCCGCGACCGCATCACCCTGGCGATGATCATCGGCATCCCGGTGATGCAGCTGGTGCTGTTCGGCTACGCGATCAACCTCAACCTGCGTGGGCTCGATGCCGCGATCGTCGACGAAGCCAACACCTCCGGCTCGCGTGCGGTGGTGATGGACATGCTCGCCACCGGCGTGATCCGCCCCGTCGCAGAGGCGCGGACACCGCAGGAGCTGGTCGACATGCTGCGCCGCGGCGAGATCAGCGTCGGCGTCGCGATCCCGCCGGACTTCGAACGCCGTCGCATCGACGGTCGCGAGGCCGTGCAGGTGATGGTCGATGGCAGCGATACCGTGGTCCAGAGCGCGGCGATCCAGCTCGCGCGGATGCCGATCGACGGTGGGGCGTCCACGCGTCCCGGGACCAATGCCGACATTGCCGCGCCGATCAGCGTGGTCGCGTTCTACAACCCGGAACGACGTTCGGCGGTCAACATCGTGCCCGGCCTGATCGGGGTGATATTGACGATGACGATGGTGCTGTTCACCGGCGTCGCCATCGTCCGCGAACGCGAACGCGGCAACATGGAACTGCTCATCGCGACCCCGATCAGCCGCGCCGAACTGATGATAGGCAAGGTGCTGCCGTATGCGGCGATCGGCCTGGTGCAGACCACGGTCGTGCTGTTGCTCGGGCTGTGGCTGTTCCAGGTGCCGGTACTCGGCAGCGTACTGCACGTCTATCTGGCGGCGGTGCTGCTGATCCTGGCCAACCTGACCCTCGGCCTGCTGATCTCGACCAAGGCGCAATCGCAGTTCCAGGCGATGCAGATGACGTTCTTCGTGTTCCTGCCGTCGATCCTGCTGTCGGGCTTCATGTTCCCGTTCGCCGGCATGCCGCGGGTGGTGCAGTGGATCGCCGAGCTGCTGCCGCTGACCCATTTCCTGCGCCTGATCCGCGGCATCATGCTGCGCGGCGCCAGCCTGTGGGAGCTGTGGCCGGACGTGCTGGCGCTGGTTGCCTTCACGGCGGTGATGATGACGCTGGCGATCAACCGCTTCCGCAAGAGCCTCGACTGA
- the msrB gene encoding peptide-methionine (R)-S-oxide reductase MsrB, whose product MLKWQDVIAFATTGNPEPARRVERSDDEWRARLTPEQYRVTRQAGTERAFSNPMCELFEPGRYHCVCCDALLFDAAGKFDSGTGWPSFTQPATENAIAYHRDDAHGMQRIETTCNSCDAHLGHVFPDGPPPGGLRYCMNAVALRKAAD is encoded by the coding sequence ATGCTCAAGTGGCAGGACGTGATCGCCTTCGCGACGACCGGTAATCCGGAGCCAGCGCGGCGGGTCGAGAGAAGCGACGACGAGTGGCGCGCGCGGCTGACGCCCGAGCAGTACCGCGTCACCCGCCAGGCCGGGACCGAACGTGCGTTCAGCAACCCGATGTGCGAGCTGTTCGAGCCGGGTCGCTACCACTGCGTCTGCTGCGACGCGTTGCTGTTCGACGCCGCCGGAAAGTTCGACTCCGGCACCGGCTGGCCGTCGTTCACCCAACCGGCGACCGAGAACGCGATCGCGTACCATCGCGACGATGCCCATGGCATGCAGCGGATCGAGACCACCTGCAACAGCTGCGATGCGCACCTGGGGCACGTATTCCCGGACGGCCCGCCGCCGGGCGGGCTGCGCTACTGCATGAACGCCGTGGCGCTGCGCAAGGCCGCGGACTGA
- a CDS encoding amidohydrolase, with protein sequence MSAYIRVLPLLLALCAASPAAAEITVLSARTIHTMETAQPHAQAMAFDDAGRILAVGTTAEVGQRFPDARTLDLGDATVVPGLIDAHAHVGGLGMAMLTADLVGARDKAGIVRRLREFERDLPAGAWLIGRGWDQNRWPEKQFPTAADLDAAFPERPVWLERVDGHAGWANSAALAAVTRDLAGDWQPEGGLIVRDAAGQPTGVFIDAAMNLVEQARPPLDEATAERALVLGMQAAVEHGLTGVHDAGIDLAELQRYRHLADRDALPLRITAMASGDGDALDALCRDGLYRHPSGRLQMRTVKVYADGALGSRGAALLADYSDDPGNRGLMLTPPDGLREVARKARGCGVQVATHAIGDRGNHEVLEAYLDAFGDRPRGDHRWRIEHAQVVAVDELSRLAELGVIASMQPTHATSDMPWAEDRVGPRRIVGAYAWRQLRDSGARLALGSDFPVESVDPRLGLYAAATRSDADGLPQGGWRPEEKLTAFEALRGFTLDAAYAGFAETEVGSLAVGKRADFVVLAEDPLAIPPEKLRDLTVLSTWVDGRPVYENN encoded by the coding sequence ATGAGCGCATACATCCGTGTCCTGCCGCTGCTGCTCGCGCTGTGCGCGGCGTCGCCCGCCGCGGCCGAAATCACCGTTCTGAGCGCACGCACGATCCACACCATGGAAACCGCGCAACCGCATGCGCAGGCGATGGCCTTCGACGACGCAGGCCGGATCCTCGCGGTGGGCACGACGGCCGAGGTCGGCCAGCGCTTTCCCGATGCGCGCACGCTGGACCTTGGTGACGCGACCGTTGTGCCCGGACTGATCGACGCCCATGCCCATGTCGGCGGGCTCGGCATGGCGATGCTGACCGCCGACCTGGTCGGCGCGCGCGACAAGGCCGGGATCGTGAGGCGGCTGCGCGAGTTCGAACGTGACCTGCCTGCCGGTGCCTGGCTGATCGGCCGCGGCTGGGATCAGAACCGGTGGCCGGAGAAGCAGTTTCCAACTGCGGCGGATCTCGACGCGGCCTTCCCCGAGCGTCCGGTCTGGCTGGAGCGCGTCGATGGACACGCCGGCTGGGCCAACAGTGCGGCACTGGCTGCGGTGACGCGGGACCTGGCGGGTGACTGGCAGCCCGAAGGCGGCCTGATCGTCCGCGATGCGGCCGGACAGCCGACCGGCGTGTTCATCGACGCAGCGATGAACCTGGTCGAGCAGGCGCGTCCGCCGCTGGACGAGGCGACCGCCGAGCGCGCGCTGGTGCTCGGCATGCAGGCCGCGGTCGAACATGGCCTGACCGGCGTGCACGATGCCGGCATCGATCTGGCTGAATTGCAGCGCTACCGGCACCTGGCCGACCGCGACGCGCTGCCATTGCGGATCACCGCGATGGCGTCCGGCGACGGCGATGCATTGGACGCGCTGTGCCGTGATGGTCTCTACCGGCACCCGTCCGGCAGGCTGCAGATGCGCACCGTGAAGGTCTACGCCGATGGCGCGCTCGGCAGCCGCGGTGCCGCATTGCTGGCTGACTACAGCGACGACCCCGGCAATCGTGGCCTGATGCTGACCCCGCCCGACGGCCTGCGTGAAGTCGCGCGCAAGGCGCGCGGTTGCGGGGTGCAGGTGGCGACCCATGCGATCGGAGACCGCGGCAACCATGAAGTGTTGGAGGCCTACCTGGATGCATTCGGAGACCGGCCGCGTGGTGACCACCGCTGGCGCATCGAACACGCCCAGGTCGTTGCGGTGGACGAACTGTCTCGACTGGCGGAACTGGGCGTGATCGCCTCGATGCAGCCCACCCACGCCACCAGCGACATGCCCTGGGCCGAGGACCGTGTCGGCCCGCGCCGGATCGTCGGCGCCTATGCCTGGCGGCAGTTGCGCGACAGCGGTGCCCGGCTGGCATTGGGCTCGGATTTCCCGGTCGAGTCGGTCGATCCGCGGCTGGGCCTGTATGCGGCGGCCACCCGCAGCGATGCCGATGGCCTGCCGCAAGGCGGCTGGCGCCCGGAAGAAAAACTGACCGCGTTCGAGGCCTTGCGCGGTTTCACCCTCGACGCGGCATACGCCGGTTTCGCCGAGACAGAGGTCGGCAGCCTCGCCGTCGGCAAGCGCGCCGATTTCGTCGTCCTGGCCGAGGATCCGCTGGCGATCCCGCCGGAGAAGCTGCGCGACCTGACCGTGCTGTCGACTTGGGTCGATGGCAGGCCGGTGTACGAAAACAATTGA
- a CDS encoding phosphatase PAP2 family protein gives MDAHPVAFRIRLLAVLAVVAVNTALYLLANAHPTREPALLPLSAIDTAIGWHAWTIWPYWLLLCINPFLAMGLRDRTLLWATFKAYGLAMGLNMALWLAWPTRIVRHALPDDLGGATRAVWDLLHALDEPNSCFPSGHITIPVVVMVAFARQHPRSRPWIWLPVLLFPTIVTTGQHYAVDLLGGAATAFAGYGGPDCWAGGCLPRRHCTSAPRLRCAIDRPGSRSLSTLITRVAPVYRAVFAPGVRT, from the coding sequence ATGGACGCCCACCCGGTCGCGTTCCGCATCCGCCTGCTGGCAGTGCTGGCGGTGGTCGCCGTCAACACCGCGCTGTACCTGCTGGCCAACGCCCATCCGACCCGCGAACCGGCCCTGCTGCCACTGTCCGCGATCGACACCGCCATCGGCTGGCATGCATGGACGATATGGCCGTACTGGCTGCTGCTGTGCATCAACCCCTTTCTCGCAATGGGGCTGCGCGACAGGACGCTGTTGTGGGCGACCTTCAAGGCCTATGGGCTGGCGATGGGCCTGAACATGGCGCTGTGGCTGGCCTGGCCGACCCGGATCGTCCGCCACGCCCTGCCCGACGACCTTGGCGGCGCCACCCGTGCGGTCTGGGATCTGCTCCATGCACTGGACGAGCCCAACAGCTGCTTCCCGTCCGGGCACATCACGATCCCGGTCGTGGTGATGGTCGCCTTCGCCCGCCAGCACCCACGCTCGCGCCCATGGATATGGCTGCCGGTGCTGCTGTTCCCGACCATCGTCACCACCGGCCAGCATTACGCGGTCGATCTGCTTGGCGGCGCGGCGACCGCGTTCGCGGGCTATGGTGGGCCGGACTGCTGGGCAGGCGGATGCCTGCCACGGCGTCATTGCACCAGCGCGCCGCGGCTACGATGCGCGATTGATCGCCCCGGCTCCCGGAGCCTGTCAACGCTGATCACGCGCGTCGCGCCGGTATACCGCGCGGTTTTCGCTCCCGGCGTTCGGACATGA
- the miaB gene encoding tRNA (N6-isopentenyl adenosine(37)-C2)-methylthiotransferase MiaB has protein sequence MSENLIPLPTTASAPAPASTRQPGEATKKLFIQTHGCQMNEYDSAKMADVLAASDGFELTTNAEDADVILVNTCSIREKAQEKVFSQLGRWKGLKDGERPVLIGVGGCVASQEGEAIIKRAPYVDLVFGPQTLHRLPELIRAKRETGRPQVDISFPEIEKFDRLPEPRAEGPTAFVSIMEGCSKYCSFCVVPYTRGTEISRPFEDVLVEVAELAAQGVREINLLGQNVNAYRGPITPVEDGAEKIGDQELADLGLLIRTIAEIDGIDRIRFTTSHPLEFSDSLVEAYRDVPELANYLHLPVQSGSDRVLSAMKRGYTALEFKQKIRKLRAVRPDISISSDFIVGFPGESEADFEKTMKLIEDVGFDQSFSFIYSRRPGTPAADLEDDVTSEEKHARLSRLQATINANAKRISEAMVGSVQKVLVEGPSKKDPNELTGKTENMRSVNFPGSTRLVGQFVDVVITEAMSNSLRGRVHTRDNAAA, from the coding sequence ATGTCCGAAAACCTGATCCCACTGCCGACCACTGCGTCGGCCCCCGCCCCTGCCAGCACGCGCCAGCCGGGCGAGGCTACGAAAAAACTCTTCATCCAGACCCACGGGTGCCAGATGAACGAGTACGACTCGGCCAAGATGGCCGACGTGCTGGCCGCCTCTGACGGTTTCGAGCTGACCACGAACGCCGAAGATGCCGACGTGATTCTGGTCAATACCTGCTCGATACGCGAAAAAGCGCAGGAGAAGGTGTTCAGCCAGCTGGGCCGCTGGAAGGGCCTGAAGGACGGCGAGCGGCCCGTCCTGATCGGTGTCGGTGGCTGCGTGGCCAGCCAGGAAGGCGAGGCGATCATCAAGCGCGCCCCGTACGTCGACCTGGTGTTCGGCCCGCAGACCCTGCACCGGCTGCCCGAACTGATCCGCGCCAAGCGCGAAACCGGCCGGCCGCAGGTCGACATCAGCTTCCCCGAGATCGAGAAGTTCGACCGCCTGCCGGAGCCGCGCGCCGAGGGACCGACCGCGTTCGTCTCGATCATGGAAGGCTGCTCCAAGTACTGCTCGTTCTGCGTGGTGCCCTACACCCGCGGCACCGAAATCAGCCGTCCGTTCGAGGACGTACTGGTCGAAGTCGCCGAACTGGCCGCGCAAGGCGTGCGCGAGATCAACCTGCTTGGGCAGAACGTCAACGCCTATCGTGGCCCCATCACGCCCGTCGAAGACGGGGCCGAAAAGATCGGCGACCAGGAGCTCGCCGACCTCGGCCTGCTGATCCGCACCATCGCCGAGATCGACGGCATCGACCGCATCCGCTTCACCACCTCGCATCCGCTGGAGTTCTCCGACTCGCTGGTCGAGGCCTACCGCGACGTGCCGGAACTGGCCAATTACCTGCATCTGCCGGTGCAGTCCGGTTCCGACCGCGTGCTCAGCGCGATGAAACGCGGCTACACCGCGCTGGAGTTCAAGCAGAAGATCCGCAAGCTGCGCGCGGTGCGGCCGGATATCTCGATCAGCTCGGACTTCATCGTCGGCTTCCCGGGCGAGAGCGAGGCCGATTTCGAGAAGACGATGAAGCTGATCGAGGACGTCGGCTTCGACCAGAGTTTCTCGTTCATCTATTCGCGGCGCCCGGGCACCCCGGCCGCCGACCTCGAGGATGACGTGACCAGCGAGGAGAAGCACGCGCGGCTGTCGCGGCTGCAGGCGACGATCAACGCCAATGCCAAGCGCATTTCCGAGGCGATGGTCGGCAGCGTGCAGAAGGTGCTGGTCGAAGGCCCGTCGAAGAAGGACCCGAACGAACTGACCGGCAAGACCGAGAACATGCGCTCGGTGAACTTCCCAGGAAGTACGCGCCTGGTCGGGCAGTTCGTCGACGTGGTGATCACCGAGGCGATGAGCAACTCGCTGCGCGGGCGCGTCCACACCCGCGACAACGCGGCGGCATGA
- a CDS encoding lytic transglycosylase domain-containing protein produces the protein MKGGFLLLGIIGLLAVLPAAAGTIYRCESADGVRSYVSKRVPGAQCSAVTSYSGGGSRPSRPETAASLPQPSRPATVGNATPEAVVSGSPASGRIQSADESAMTNASPIQAVKPGAPGSRVVSGQVYSYIKDGVRHYTSRKPAGLANAGPVRTINYSFIETCYACNTRSGVNFGAVRLNTSAYQDEIAAAARRHGVDEAVVRAIIHAESAYRPTAVSRAGAQGLMQLMPATARRFGVADSFDPGQNINGGVQYLAWLLKRFNGDLTLAAAGYNAGEGAVDRHKGVPPYRETQVYVQRVGVLAERYRQAIVQR, from the coding sequence ATGAAGGGGGGCTTTCTGCTATTGGGGATCATCGGCCTGCTGGCCGTCCTGCCTGCGGCTGCGGGCACGATCTACCGTTGTGAATCGGCCGATGGCGTGCGCAGCTACGTCAGCAAGCGCGTGCCCGGGGCCCAGTGCTCGGCGGTGACCAGCTATTCGGGAGGCGGTAGCCGGCCCTCGCGGCCCGAAACCGCGGCCTCGCTGCCGCAGCCTTCGCGTCCGGCCACGGTCGGCAACGCCACGCCCGAGGCGGTGGTCAGCGGTTCGCCGGCCTCCGGCCGGATCCAGTCGGCCGATGAAAGCGCGATGACCAATGCGTCGCCGATCCAGGCGGTCAAGCCGGGCGCGCCCGGTTCCAGGGTCGTGTCCGGGCAGGTTTACTCCTACATCAAGGACGGCGTGCGCCACTACACCAGCCGCAAACCGGCCGGGTTGGCCAACGCGGGCCCGGTGCGGACGATCAACTACAGCTTCATCGAGACCTGTTATGCCTGCAACACCCGCTCCGGAGTCAACTTCGGCGCGGTGCGGCTCAATACCTCCGCCTACCAGGACGAGATCGCCGCCGCTGCCCGCAGGCACGGGGTCGACGAGGCCGTCGTGCGCGCGATCATCCATGCCGAATCGGCCTACAGGCCGACTGCGGTGTCGCGTGCCGGTGCCCAGGGCCTGATGCAGCTGATGCCGGCCACGGCGCGCCGGTTCGGGGTGGCCGATTCGTTCGATCCCGGCCAGAACATCAACGGCGGGGTTCAATACCTGGCCTGGCTGCTCAAACGCTTCAACGGAGACCTGACCCTGGCCGCGGCCGGCTATAACGCCGGTGAGGGTGCGGTCGACAGGCACAAGGGCGTGCCGCCGTACCGGGAAACCCAGGTCTACGTGCAGCGCGTCGGTGTACTGGCCGAGCGCTATCGGCAGGCGATCGTCCAGCGCTGA
- the petA gene encoding ubiquinol-cytochrome c reductase iron-sulfur subunit, with translation MANQGVNDPIHEPVNTGRRRFLTATTAVVGAAGAGIAAVPFIKSWNPSARAQLAGAPVTADISALEEGQRLVLEWRGQPIWIVKRSRAVLDALPTLDSHLRDPESDNADQQPAYVLEGNREFRSLKPEVLVLVGLCTHLGCAPEMKAEIRPEPFDAEWKGGFFCPCHKSKFDMAGRVFEGVPAPTNLVVPPHHYVDDNTIVIGVDPSQANTGAA, from the coding sequence ATGGCCAACCAAGGGGTCAATGATCCTATCCACGAGCCCGTCAATACCGGCCGACGCCGGTTCCTGACGGCGACCACTGCTGTGGTCGGCGCCGCTGGCGCGGGTATTGCGGCAGTGCCGTTCATCAAGTCCTGGAATCCCAGTGCGCGGGCCCAGTTGGCCGGCGCGCCGGTCACCGCCGACATCAGCGCGCTCGAGGAGGGCCAGCGCCTGGTGCTGGAGTGGCGCGGCCAGCCGATCTGGATCGTCAAGCGTTCCAGGGCCGTGCTCGACGCGCTGCCGACCCTGGACAGCCATCTGCGCGACCCCGAGTCGGACAACGCCGACCAGCAGCCGGCCTACGTGCTGGAGGGCAACCGCGAGTTCCGCTCGCTCAAGCCCGAGGTCCTGGTCCTGGTCGGCCTGTGCACCCACCTGGGCTGCGCGCCGGAGATGAAGGCCGAAATCCGGCCGGAACCGTTCGACGCCGAGTGGAAGGGCGGCTTCTTCTGCCCCTGCCACAAGTCGAAGTTCGACATGGCCGGGCGTGTGTTCGAAGGCGTGCCGGCGCCGACCAACCTGGTCGTGCCGCCGCACCACTACGTCGACGACAACACCATCGTCATCGGCGTCGATCCATCCCAGGCCAACACGGGGGCCGCGTAA